The genomic window TCTTGAAGCCCAGGCTGGCGGCCAGTTGGTCCAGCGCCAGCGCGGTGCGGCCTTCGCGCTGCAGCAGCTTCTCGACCATCTCGCGGCCGCGGGCGATGGTCTCGCGCGCGTGCTGGGCGTTGAACCAGGCGCGCACCTTGGCCTTGGCGCGGCTGGAGGCCAGGTAGCCCAGCTCGGCGTTGAGCCAGTCGCGCGAGGGCCCGCCGTCCTTGGCGGCGCTGATCTCCACCGTCTGGCCGTTCTTGAGCGCGGTGTTCAGCGGCACCATGGCGCCGTCGACGCGCGCGCCGCGGCAGCGGTGGCCCAGGTCGGTGTGCACGGTGTAGGCAAAGTCCACCGGCGTGGCGCCGGCGGGCAGCTCGACCACGGCGGCCTCGGGCGTCAGCACGTAGATGCGGTCGTCCAGCAGGCCGTGCTGGGCGGCGCCGGAGAGGTCGCGCTCCCAGGCCAGCAGCTGGCGCAGCACGGCGATCTTGGCGTCGTACTGGCTGGCGGCGCTGACGCCGGCGTAGCCCTTGGCGCCGGCCTCCTTGTAGGCCCAGTGCGCGGCCACGCCGTGCTCGGCGTGCTGGTGCATGGCGCGGGTGCGGATCTGGATTTCCCAGGCACGGCCATCAGCGTCGCGCACCACGGTGTGCAGCGACTGGTAGCCGTTGATCTTGGGCTTGGCGATGTAGTCGTCGAACTCGCCGGGCACGGGGGCGAAGTGCTGGTGCACCCAGTCCAGCGCGGCGTAGCAGTCGGCCACGCTGGCCACGATGATGCGCAGCGCGCGCACGTCGAACACGTGCTCGAAGTCCAGCTGCTTGCCGCGCATCTTGCGCACGATGGAGCTGATGTGCTTGGGCCGCCCGCTCACCGCGGCCTCGATGCCCTGGGCGCGCAGCGCGGCCTCGATCTCGGCGCGGCGCTGCTCCAGCGCGGCCTCGCGCTCGCTGCGCTTTTCGTCCAGCAGGCGGGCGATCTGGCGGTAGATGTCGGGCTCCTGGGCGCGGAAGATCAGGTCTTCCATCTCCCACTTGATCTGCCAGATGCCCAGCCGGTTGGCCAGCGGCGCGAACACCTCGTGCGCCTCGCGCAGCACGCTGGGCGCCAGCGGCAGGCGCTGCGCCGTGCACCAGCGCAGCGTCTGCAGGCGCGAGGCCAGGCGCAGCAGCACCACGCGCAAGTCGCGCGAGAAGGCCAGCAGCATCTTGCGCACCGCCTCGGTCTGCTGGCCGGCCAGTTCGGAGTCGGAAGGCAGCTCGGCGCGCCCGGCGCGCGAGCGCTGCTGCACCTGCTCGAGCTTGGCGGTCTCGATGGCCAGGCGCGCGAAGTTCTCGCCAAAGGCCTTGCCGATCACCTCCTCGGGGCGGCTCAGCTGCGCGCAGGCGTAGCTCAGGTAGGCCGCGGCCTGGATGGTCTCGGCACCGCCGATGCCGGCCAGGATGTCGGCCACCGCGTCCGCATGGGCCAGCAGGTTCTCGCCGGAGGGCGTGGTTTCGCCCGCCAGCAGGGGCTCGGCAAAAACGCGCGCGCGGGCGCGCATGCCGGCCTGCGGATCGGGCTCGTTGATGGCCACGACCACCCCGGCCAGCGGGGCACCGGGCGTGGCGGAGGATGGGGCCGCCAGCTTCATGGGCGTGCGTCCGCGGCGGGCAGCAGAAAGTCGGTGACCGCCCGCACCTGATCGTCGGCGATCAGCATGGGCGCGTGGCCCACGCCGGCAAACTCGATCAGGCGCGCGCGCGGCCCGCACTGGCCCATGCGGCGCGCGGTGGCCGGTGCCAGCAGGTCCGAGTCGGCGCCGCGCAGCAGCAGCACCTGGGCCTTGATCTGCTCATAGGCCTGCCACAGGATGGCGTCGCCCTGCGCCAGCGCCTCGGCCGTGACGCCGGCCAGCGGCGCGGCGATGGCGGGGTCGCTGCACAGGCGCCAGCCGCCCTCGGGCAAGGCCTGCAGCATGGGCCGTGTCAGCACCAGCCAGTCCGCGTCCGAGATGGGCCCGAAGCCCGTGGACAGGGCCCGCAGATAGGCGGCCGCGGCCTCCACCGAAGCGAAGCGCTCGGGGCCCTTGCCCACGTATTGCTGGATGCGCTGGATGGCCAGCCATTCGATGGTGGGACCCACGTCGTTGAGCACCATCCGCCCGGGCGCCACCGGCAGCGGCAGGCCGGGCGTGCCCGCCACCAGCATGCCGATGATGCCGCCCATGCTGGTGCCCACCCAGTCCAGCGCCGCGATCGGCGCCTGCGCGTGCAGCCGGGCCAGCAGGGTCAGCATGTCGGCCACGTAGGTGGGGTACTGGTAGCCCATGGGGTCCTGCAGCCAGGCGCTCTGCCCGCGCCCGACGACGTCGGGGCAGACCACGCGCACGCCCATGCCCTGCGCGCCGGCGCCCGCCGCCAGCGCGCGCGCCAGCACGTCGAAGTCGCGCCCCTGGCGCATCAGCCCATGCACGCAAACGATGACGTGCGCGGCCTGCACCGCGCCCCACTGCCACCACGCCAGGCGGTGCTGGCCGGTCGAACCGGGACAGTCGAGGTGGTGCAGCGTGGGCTCGGACATGATGGATGCGGCGCCATCGGGCGCCAATGGCACGACAAGGCTCGTGCCTGCATCCTAAAGCAAAGGCTGCGGTGGGCGCAGCGCCCTCATCCGGTTGGGGGAGTCGTCGCCGGGTGGCTTGAAAATACTATGCAAACAAGAGCTGCCGGCTCATGATCCATGCGGGCTACAGCCATGAAAGCCATGCAATCAGCGCGCCTGGATCGAACCCGACACCGTGACGTGGACGATGCCGCGGCCCGGCTCCACCGGCGGCGCCACCGGGGCGGCCGCGGCCATGGCCATGCGGTTCAGGCCGTAGGGGCGCGGCGCATCGCCCTGCTCGTCGCTGCTGACGCTGACCTCGCGCAGCGTGTAGTCGCCCAAGCCGAAGGCGCGCGCGATCTCGCCCGCCTTGGCGCGAAAGCGCGCGATGGCCTGCGCCTGCGCCTGGCCCTCCAGCCGCTCGCGCTGCTCGCGGCTCAGGCCAAAGCCCATGCCGGCCACGCTCATGGCGCTGGCGCGCGCCGCCGCCTGGGTGATGCGGGCAAAGTCGCGCCCCTGCAGCACCACGCTGGCGCGGCCCTGCCAGCCGTTGATGCGGCCTTCGCGGTCGTAGCGCGGCAGCACGCTGAACTCGCCCGTGTGCACCTCCATCTGGCCCGCCTGGACGTCCTTGCGCAGGACGGCGAGCGCCTGGTCGACGGCCTGGCTGAGTTCGCCCTGCACGGCTGCGGCATCCGTGCCTTCGCGCGTGGTGGCGAGGGTGAGCGTCAGCAGGTCCTGCGGCGCCTCGGCCTGGCCGCTGGCCGACAGCTGCAGCACGTTGGCCGGGCCGGCCGCCGTGGCCGCGGCCACGTTCTGGGTGCCGGCGGCCTGGGCCAGGGTCCAGCCCAGGCCGATGGCCAAGGCCACCGAGGTGTTCAAAAGCATGCGCATGGCGCGAACGTCCAAGTGAGGTTGGGTGCCCATGCCAGGGCGGCACGGGCTGCGGGCGATGATAGCGGCCGCATGCGCCCCGGCTGCCTTCAGGCGCCGCCGCTCAACGGGTGAGCCGCGCGTCGGTGTCGGAACCGGCGGGCGCGTTCGGCTCCGGGCTGCTGCCGCGCCGGATCTGCTCGCGCAGCTCCTGACGCTGCGCCGCCGTCAAGCGCCGGTCGTCGATCGCGCGCTCGGCGCTGCGCTGGCGGTACTCGGCCTCGACCGCCATCCACAAGGGGCTGCGCTGGGGCAGGCGCGGGGCGGCCTTGTCCGCGCTGGCCGCGCGCGCGCCGTCATCGGCGGGCACGGCCGCCACCTGGGCGCCCGCCGGCACCGCCCCCATCCAGGCGCCCAGCGCCGCACAAAAAACCATCGTCCACTTCATTCTGCACCTGCCTCACGCGACGATCGCACAGAGGGGCCGTGAGCGTCCTTTCGATCGCCTCTCCCTCGGGCAACAGATGTAACATGCTGAAAATCAGGGCCTGCGATGGATCGATCCCTGTCGCATCGAGGTCACAATGGGCCTGTTACAAATCGGACCGACCCGTCCATTCACAAGATGAACCAGGCAGTCAACCGAACCGACAAGATCGTGGTCGTCGACGACGACGCGCGCATCCGCGACCTGCTGCGCCGCTACCTGGCGCAGGAAGGCTTTGAGGTGATCGTGGCCGAGGATGCCAAGGCGCTGGCGCGCATCATGCTGCGCGAGGCCATCGATCTGATCGTGCTCGACCTGATGATGCCGGGCGAGGACGGCCTGTCGGTGTGCCGGCGCCTGCGCGCGGCCGGCGACAAGACCCCCGTCATCATGCTGACGGCCAAGGGCGAGGACGTGGACCGCATCGTCGGCCTGGAGGTCGGCGCCGACGACTACCTGGGCAAGCCCTTCAACCCGCGCGAGCTGCTGGCGCGCATCCACGCCGTGCTGCGCCGCCGCCCGCCGCAGGAGGCGCCCGGCGCGCCTTCGGCCGAGAACGAATCGGTCGCCTTCGGCCCCTTCCAGTTCGACCTGGGCGTGCGCGCGCTGCACAAGAACGGCGAGGAGATCTCGCTGACCACCGGCGAGTTCGCCATGCTCAAGGCCCTGGTGCGCCACCCGCGCCAGCCGCTGTCGCGCGAGAAGCTGGCGCAGCTGGCGCGCGGGCGCGAGTTCGAGCCCTTCGACCGCAGCCTGGACGTGCAGGTCTCGCGCCTGCGCAAGCTGATCGAGCAGGACCCGGCCAGCCCGCGCTACATCCAGACGGTGTGGGGCGTGGGCTACGTGTTCGTGCCCGACGGCAACGCCTGATCCGCCGCCTCGCCGCCCAGGCCTTGCGATGACGACGGCCGCGCCGACCGAGATCGACCTTCCCACCGAACCGGGCGCCAGCCACCCCGCGCCGCTGGAGCCGGCCGACTCGCTGAACGCGCCGCTCGAAGGCGAGCGGCCGGCGCCGCGCTGGCGCGTCAGCCTGTTCTGGCGCACCTTCTTTTTGCTGAGCGTGCTGCTGCTGGCCAGCGCCTGGGGCTGGTACCAGCTGTTTCGCACGCAGGAATACGAGCCGCGCGTGCTGGCCAACGCGCAGCAGATCGCCTCGCTGGTCAACCTCTCGCGCGCGGCGCTGATCCACTCGGACGCCATTGCCCGCGTGTCGCTCATCAAGACCCTGGCCGACCAGGAGAAGGTGCGCATCCTGCCGCGCGAGCCGGGCGACAAGTTCACGCCCTTCGCGCAAAACCGGCTGGAGCAGCGCATCACGCGCGAGCTGCAGGCGCGCCTGGGCGCGGGCACGGTGGTGGCCGGCAGCGTCAACGGCGAGACCGGGCTGTGGGTGGGCTTCTCGATCGAGGGCGACTCGTACTGGCTGCTGATGGACCGCTCGCGCGTGGGCGCCCTGCTGGGCGGGCCGACCTGGCTGCTGTGGCTGGCCACGCTGGGCGCGGTGTCGGTGATCGGCGCGGCGGTGCTGGCGCGGCTGATCAACCGGCCGCTCAAGCAGCTGTCGATCGCCGCGGCGCGCGTGCGCGCGGGCAACTACGCGCAGACGCACCTGGACGAAGGCGCCCGCGCCAGCGAGATCCGCGAGGTCAACATCAGCTTCAACCGCATGGCCGAGCAGCTGTCGCTGATCGAGCAGGACCGCGCCGAGATGCTGGCCGGCATCTCGCACGATTTGCGCACGCCGCTGGCGCGCCTGCGGCTGGAAACCGAGATGAGCGTGCCCGACGCCGAGGCGCGCGAGCACATGGCGGCCGACATCACGCAGGTGGACACCATCATCGGCAAGTTCCTGGACTACGCGCGGCCCGACCACATCGCGCTGGCGCCCATGCCGCTGGCCGAGCTGGTGCAGGCCGCCGTGCAGCCCTTCGCGGTGCACGAGGACATGCAGGTGCAGGTGACGATCCCGGCGCCCTTGTGCGTGATCGCCGACGAGATCGAGCTGACGCGGGTGCTGTCCAACCTGCTGGAGAACGCGCGCCGCTACGGCCGCTCGCCCGACGACGGCGTCACGCGCGTGCGCATCGCCGCCCTGGCGCAGGACCCCTGGGTGGTGCTGCGCGTGCGCGACCTGGGGCCGGGCGTGCCGCCCGACCAGCTGCCGCTGCTGACGCGCCCCTTCTTTCGCGGCGACAGCGCCCGCACCTCGGCCACCGGCTCGGGCCTGGGCCTGTCCATCGTCGTCAAGATGGTGGAGAACATGGGCGGCACGCTGCAGCTGGCCAACCACCCCAGCGGCGGCCTGATGGCCACCGTCCGCCTGCGCCGCGCCGACAGCGGCGACGCGCCCGGTACCGCGCCCAGTTCGGTGTAGAGCGGCCGCTACCGCACCAGCAGCAGCACCGCGCGCGCCTCGATGGCGGCGCCCTGCCCCACCGGGCCCAGGCGCTCGGCCGTCTTGGCCTTGACGTTGACCTGCGCCGGCTCCAGGCCCAGCAGCGCGGCGATGCGCGCCACCATGGCCGCGCGGTGCGGCGCCAGGCGCGGCGCCTGCGCCACCACCGTGGCGTCCACGTTGCCCACGCGCCAGCCCGCGGCCTGCACGCGGGCCCAAGCCTCGGCCAGCAACGCGGCCGAATCGGCGCCCTGAAAGCGCGCGTCGGTGTCGGGGAAATGCGTGCCGATGTCGCCCAGCCCGGCCGCGCCCAGCAGCGCGTCGGTGATGGCGTGCAGCAGCACGTCGGCGTCGGAATGGCCCAGCAGGCCGTGCGTGTGCGGCACGTTCACGCCGCCGATCACCAGCGGGCGGCCGCGCACCAGGGCGTGCACGTCCCAGCCTTCGCCGATGCGAAACGCGGGGGGCGTCGAGCTTGCGTTCATGCCTGGCGGCTCCTCAAAATGGCCTCGGCCAAGGCAAAGTCTTCCGGATACGTCACCTTGAAGTTCTGCGCGCTGCCGCGCACCAGCAGCGGCTGCTGGCCCGTGGCCTCGATGGCGCTGGCCTCGTCGGTGATGCCGGCAAAGCCGCTGCCGGCGTGCGCCGCCAGCGCCGCGTGCAGCGCGCCCAGGCGAAACATCTGCGGCGTCTGCGCCAGCCATTTGTCGGCACGCGCCAAAGTGCCCACCGCGCGCCCGTCCGCCGCGCGCTTGAGCGTGTCGGCCAGCGGCAGCGCCAGCAGGCCGCCCACGGCATCGGGCAGGCAGGCGTCGATCAGCGCCTCGATCTGCGCCGGCGTGACCAGGCAGCGCGCGGCATCGTGCACCAGCACCCAGTCGCCTGGCCGGGCGCCCGTGGCCAGCAGGTAGCCCAGCCCGTTGAACACGCTCTCGGCGCGCGTGCCGCCGCCGCAGGGGGCCCGCTCGACCGGCGCGCGCACGTCGTCCATTTGGCCGTCGCCCGGCGCCACCACCACCAGCACGCGGGCGATGCGCGCCACCGCCACGAAGGCCGCCAGCGTGTGGCGCACCAGCGGCTGGCCGGCCACGCGCTGGTACTGCTTGGGCTGGGCCGTGCCCGCGCGCGAGCCGCTGCCGGCGCAGGGCAGCAGGGCAAAGCAGCGGGGGGCGTCAAGGGACATCAATAACTACCAAATCAATAGCTGGTTGCGCTTGTTGGATGCGGTCGAGAGGCCTATTTTGCTTTAAAAACGGATCATCCCTCTTGCAGCAAGGCCCACATCCGCGCCGGGCTCAAAGGCATCTGCAGCCGCGGCGCCAGCTCGGGCCGGCCGGCGCGCGCCAGCGCATCGGCCACGGCGTTGACCACGCAGGGCGTGGCGCCGATGGTGCCCAGCTCGCCCACGCCCTTCACACCCATGGGGTTGTTGGTGCAGGGCGTGGACAGGTCCATCTCGGTCTTGAAGCGGGCGGCGATGTCGTCGGCGCGCGGCGCGGCGTAGTCCATCAGGCTGCCGGTCAGCAGCTGGCCGGACGACTCGTCGTACACCACGCGCTCCAGCAGCGCCTGGCCGATGCCCTGCACCGCCCCGCCGTCGAGCTGCCCGCGCACGATCAGCGGGTTGACCACGCGGCCGACGTCGTTGACGCTGGCGTAGGCCACCAGCTGCACCACGCCGGTCCGCGGGTCCAGCTCGACCTCGCAGATGTGCGCGCCGTTGGGCCAGGTGGGGCCCGCCACGGTGTGCGTGTGCTCGACCCCGATGTGGCCGCCCGGCTGGCGCCTCGCCAGCTCGAACAGATCGATCGCGTGGTCGGTGCCCGCCACGGCAAAGCGCCCGGCGGCGTAGCGGATGTCCTCGGGCGCGGCCTCCAGCTCGCGCGCGGCCAGCTGCCTGGCCTCCTGCACCGCGCGCTCGGCCCCGGTGTGCATGGCCGAGCCGCCGGTGAACAGCGAGCGCGAGCCCGCGCTGCCGAAGCCGTTGCCGCGGTCGGTGTCGCCCAGCACCACGCGCACGCGCTCGATCGGCACGTCGAACACATCGACCACCAGCTGCGCGAGAGACGTGGCGATACCCTGGCCCATCTGGTTGACGGCGGAATAGACCTCGATGACGCCGTCGGCCTTGACGTCGATGGTCACGCGCTCTTCAAAGGCGTTGCCGCCCGTCCACTCCAGGAAGGTGGCGATGCCCAGCCCGCGCCACAGCCCGCGCGCCTTCGCCTCGGCCACGCGCGCGGCAAAGCCGTCCCAGTCGGCCAGCGGCAGCGCCTGGTCCAGCACGTGCTCGAAGCGCCCCACGTCGTAGGTCTGCCCCATGGGGTTGGTGTAGGGCATCTGCTCGGGACGGATGAAGTTGCGCCGGCGCAGTTGCACGCGGTCGATGCCGGTCTGGCGCGCGGCCTCGTCCATCAGGCGCTCGATGTTGAAGATGGCCTCGGGCCGGCCCGCGCCGCGGTACGCGCCGGTGGGCGCCTGGTGCGTCAGCACGGCGCGGAAGTGGAAGTCGATCACCGGCACGTCGTACACGCTGGTCTGCACCCAGGGGCCGATCAGCAGCTGGATGACCACGCCGGTGCCCTGCGCGTAGGCGCCCACGTTGGCGTGCGAGTGCACGCGCAGCGCCAGGATGCGGCCGCCCGCGTCCAGCGCCAGCTCCAGGTGCGCCTGCAGGTCGCGCCCGTGGGTGGTGCTGAGGAACTCCTCGCTGCGATCGGCCGCCCAGCGCACCGGCCGGCCGGTGGCGCGCGCGGCCCAGGCGAGGACCACGTCCTCGGGGTAGGCGCCGGTCTTCATGCCGAAGCCGCCGCCCACGTCGCCCACGCGCACGCGCACCGACTCGGGCGCCAGGCCCAGCGCGGCGGCCACGGCCGCGCGCACGCCGGTGGGCATTTGCGAGGACAGGTGCATGTCCAGCCGGCCACGGGCCGCGTCCCACGCGGCGCGCACGCTGCGCGGCTCCAGCGACAGCGCCACCACACGCTGGTGCGTCAGCTCCAGCCGCACGACGTGCGCGGCCTGGCCGAAGGCCGCCTGCGCCGCCCCGGCGTCGCCATGGCGCGCCTCGCAGGCGATGTTGTCGGGCGCCGCGGGCATGACCACGGCCTCGGCGCGCAAGGCCGCTTCCAGGCTGGGCACGGCCGGCCGCTCGGCGTAGTCCACGAACACCGCTTCGGCGGCATCGCGCGCCTGCTGCAGCGTGTCGGCCACCACCAGCGCCACCGCCTCGCCGACGAAGCGCGCCGCATCGACCGCCAGCGGATGGCGCGCCGGGGTGGCGCAGTCGCTGCCGTCGGCGCGCTTGAAGGGCGCGCCCGTGGCCATGGGCGGCACGCCGGCGGCACGCAGGTCGGCGCCGCTGAACACGCCGCGCACGCCCGGCATGGCGCGGGCCGCGTCGGCGTCGACGCCGACGATGGCCGCATGGGCGTGCGGCGAGCGCACGAACACGGCCCAGCCGTCGCCGGGCTGCCCCAGGTCGTCGGTGTAGCGCCCACGCCCCTGCAGCAGCGCATCGTCCTCCAGGCGCCGCACGGCCTGGCCGCTGCCGAAGCGCGCGGCGATGGGAGTGGATGCATCGGTCATGGTCGGCCTTCGGGTTTTTCGGTGAAGCTGGGACTATAGGGCGGCCCGCCGCCGGTCGCACCGCGAGCGGTCGCACCGGCCTGGTTAGCTATCGTCGTGATAGCTGATTGCGCTTGTCTGGCACTGGCTGGCAACCTATTTGTCCTGCAAAAGCGCAAGAACCCCCGAATCACTAAAATCAGCTCCGCCACCCCCGCCCACCCGGCCGGGGGTTTTTGTCGTTTCTGCTTTCCGATCTTCGATGCAACTGCCCAAGCTCATCCCCGGCAAACGCCACGCCCTGCCGCGCCCGCCCGGCTCCAGCGATGCGCTGTGGCTGGCCGCCCTGGCGGCGCGCGAGCAGGCGGCCGGGCAGCTCACCGCCATCGTCACGGCCGACGCCTCGGACGCGCGCCGCCTGCAGGACGAGCTGGCCTTCTTCGCGCCGCAGCTGCGCGTCACGCTGTTCCCAGACTGGGAGACCCTGCCCTACGACAGCTTCTCGCCGCACCAGGACCTGATCAGCGAGCGCCTGGCCACGCTGTGGGCCATTCGCCAGCGCCAGACCGACGTGGTGCTGGTGCCCGCCACCACGGCGCTGTACCGGCTGGCGCCGCCCGGCTTTCTGGCCGGCTACACCTTCGACTTCAAGCAGGGGCAAAAGCTGGACGAGGCGGCGCTGAAGGCGCAGCTCACCCTGGCCGGCTACCAGCACGTGACGCAGGTGGTCAGCCCCGGCGAATACGCGGTGCGCGGCGGGCTGATCGACTTGTTTCCGATGGGCTCGCCGCAGCCCTTCCGGGTCGATCTGTTCGACGACGAGATCGACTCGATCCGCGCGTTCGACCCCGACAGCCAGCGCAGCCTGTACCCCGTGCCCGCCGTGCGCCTGCTGCCGGGGCGCGAGTTTCCGATGGACGAGGCCGCGCAGGCGCGCTTTCGCAGCCGCTGGCGCGAGCTGCTGGAGGGCGACCCCACGCGCAGCCGCCTCTACAAGGACATGGGCAACGGCGTGGCCAGCGCCGGTATCGAGTACTACCTGCCGCTGTTCTTCGAGCACACGGCCAGCGTGTTCGATTACCTGGGCGAGCAGGCCACGCTGGTGCTGCATGGCGATCTGGAAGCGGCCTTCCAGCAGTTCACGCAGGACACGCGCGAGCGCCACCGCCTGGCCCAAGGCGACCCCGAGCGGCCGGTGCTGCCGCCCGAGGCGCTGTTCCTGAGCGCCGAAGACTTCTACCTGGCCGCCAAGCCGCTGCCTCAACTGGCGCTGCGCCCCGGCATTGCCGATGTGGGCGAAAGCGCCTTCGCGCAAGCGCTGCCCGACCTGACGGCCACGCGCGGCGCCGACGACCCGCTGGCGCGCCTGCAAGCCCACATCCGCACCAGCGCCCAGCGCGTGCTGGTGCTGGCCGAAAGCGCGGGCCGCCGCGAAAGCCTGCTGGACTTTCTGCGCGCCAGCGGCCTGAACCCGCCCGCCTTCGACTCGCTGGCCGAGTTCGAGGCCAGCGACGAAAAGACCGGCATCGCCACCGCCGCACTGGCCCAGGGCTTTGCCTGGCTGGCCGGCGGCATCGACTTCGTCACCGAGTCCGAGCTGTTCGCGCAGGGCGCCACCACGCGCCGGCGCAAGAAGCAGGAGCAGGAGAGCGACGTCGAGGCGCTGATCAAGGACCTGAGCGAGCTGAAGGTGGGCGACCCTGTGGTGCACACCCAGCACGGCATCGGGCGCTACCGCGGCCTGGTCAACCTGGACGTGGGCGCCACCAACCCCGACGGCAGCGCCGCGCCGCAGGAGTTTCTGCACCTCGAATACGCCGGCGACGCGGTGCTGTACGTGCCGGTGTCGCAGCTGCACCTGATCGGCCGCTACACCGGCGTGTCGGCCGAAGAAGCGCCGCTGCACAAGCTGGGCAGCGGCCAGTGGGAAAAGGCCAAGCGCAAGGCCGCCGAGCAGGTGCGCGACGCAGCCGCCGAGCTGCTCAACATCCACGCCCGACGCGCCGCGCGCGAGGGCCATGCCTTCCGCTACTCGGCGCACGACTACGAGCAGTTCGCGGCCGACTTCGGCTTTGAGGAGACGGCCGACCAGAGCGCCGCCATCCACGCCGTGATCCAGGACATGATCAGCCCGCGCCCCATGGACCGGCTGGTGTGCGGCGACGTGGGCTTTGGCAAGACCGAGGTGGCCCTGCGCGCCGCCTTCGTGGCCGTCACCGGCGGCAAGCAGGTGGCCCTGCTGGCGCCCACCACGCTGCTGGCCGAGCAGCACTACCTGACCCTGGCCGACCGCTTTGCCAAGTGGCCCGTCAAGGTGGCGCAGATGAGCCGCTTTCGCAGCGCCAAGGAGGTCAATGCCACCCTCAAGGGCCTGGAAGACGGCAGCGTGGACATCGTGGTGGGCACGCACAAGCTGCTGAGCGAAAAGGCGCACTTCAAGAACCTGGGCCTACTCATCATCGACGAGGAACACCGCTTCGGCGTGCGCCACAAGGAGGCCATGAAGCAGCTGCGCGCCGAGGTGGACGTGCTCACGCTGACGGCCACGCCCATCCCGCGCACCATGGGCATGGCGCTGGAGGGCTTGCGCGACCTCAGCGTGATCGCCACCGCGCCACAGCGCCGGCTGGCCATCAAGACCTTCGTGCGCAACGAGGGCACCGGCGTGATCCGCGAGGCGGTGCTGCGCGAGCTGAAGCGCGGCGGGCAGGTCTACTTTCTGCACAACGAGGTCGAGACCATCGAGAACCGCCGCCAGGCGCTGGAGAAAATCCTGCCCGAAGCGCGCATCGCCATCGCCCACGGCCAGATGCCCGAGCGCGAGCTGGAGCGCGT from Burkholderiaceae bacterium includes these protein-coding regions:
- a CDS encoding bifunctional (p)ppGpp synthetase/guanosine-3',5'-bis(diphosphate) 3'-pyrophosphohydrolase; the encoded protein is MKLAAPSSATPGAPLAGVVVAINEPDPQAGMRARARVFAEPLLAGETTPSGENLLAHADAVADILAGIGGAETIQAAAYLSYACAQLSRPEEVIGKAFGENFARLAIETAKLEQVQQRSRAGRAELPSDSELAGQQTEAVRKMLLAFSRDLRVVLLRLASRLQTLRWCTAQRLPLAPSVLREAHEVFAPLANRLGIWQIKWEMEDLIFRAQEPDIYRQIARLLDEKRSEREAALEQRRAEIEAALRAQGIEAAVSGRPKHISSIVRKMRGKQLDFEHVFDVRALRIIVASVADCYAALDWVHQHFAPVPGEFDDYIAKPKINGYQSLHTVVRDADGRAWEIQIRTRAMHQHAEHGVAAHWAYKEAGAKGYAGVSAASQYDAKIAVLRQLLAWERDLSGAAQHGLLDDRIYVLTPEAAVVELPAGATPVDFAYTVHTDLGHRCRGARVDGAMVPLNTALKNGQTVEISAAKDGGPSRDWLNAELGYLASSRAKAKVRAWFNAQHARETIARGREMVEKLLQREGRTALALDQLAASLGFKTPEALFETVGKDELSLRSIATALHPPEPAPDADAQLLQRKAPAEAGGRGGVLVVGLDSLLTQPARCCKPAPPDPIAGYVTRGRGVSVHRSDCPSFRDLQARDPERVIEVAWSTPATGRAPAYPVDVSVEAVDRQGLLRDISDVFAREKMNVIGVQTQSVKGWAQMTFTVEVADTGRLAQVLRGVQDVAGVRRARRK
- a CDS encoding alpha/beta hydrolase; its protein translation is MSEPTLHHLDCPGSTGQHRLAWWQWGAVQAAHVIVCVHGLMRQGRDFDVLARALAAGAGAQGMGVRVVCPDVVGRGQSAWLQDPMGYQYPTYVADMLTLLARLHAQAPIAALDWVGTSMGGIIGMLVAGTPGLPLPVAPGRMVLNDVGPTIEWLAIQRIQQYVGKGPERFASVEAAAAYLRALSTGFGPISDADWLVLTRPMLQALPEGGWRLCSDPAIAAPLAGVTAEALAQGDAILWQAYEQIKAQVLLLRGADSDLLAPATARRMGQCGPRARLIEFAGVGHAPMLIADDQVRAVTDFLLPAADARP
- a CDS encoding SIMPL domain-containing protein (The SIMPL domain is named for its presence in mouse protein SIMPL (signalling molecule that associates with mouse pelle-like kinase). Bacterial member BP26, from Brucella, was shown to assemble into a channel-like structure, while YggE from E. coli has been associated with resistance to oxidative stress.) translates to MLLNTSVALAIGLGWTLAQAAGTQNVAAATAAGPANVLQLSASGQAEAPQDLLTLTLATTREGTDAAAVQGELSQAVDQALAVLRKDVQAGQMEVHTGEFSVLPRYDREGRINGWQGRASVVLQGRDFARITQAAARASAMSVAGMGFGLSREQRERLEGQAQAQAIARFRAKAGEIARAFGLGDYTLREVSVSSDEQGDAPRPYGLNRMAMAAAAPVAPPVEPGRGIVHVTVSGSIQAR
- the ompR gene encoding two-component system response regulator OmpR, whose protein sequence is MNQAVNRTDKIVVVDDDARIRDLLRRYLAQEGFEVIVAEDAKALARIMLREAIDLIVLDLMMPGEDGLSVCRRLRAAGDKTPVIMLTAKGEDVDRIVGLEVGADDYLGKPFNPRELLARIHAVLRRRPPQEAPGAPSAENESVAFGPFQFDLGVRALHKNGEEISLTTGEFAMLKALVRHPRQPLSREKLAQLARGREFEPFDRSLDVQVSRLRKLIEQDPASPRYIQTVWGVGYVFVPDGNA
- a CDS encoding HAMP domain-containing protein, with product MTTAAPTEIDLPTEPGASHPAPLEPADSLNAPLEGERPAPRWRVSLFWRTFFLLSVLLLASAWGWYQLFRTQEYEPRVLANAQQIASLVNLSRAALIHSDAIARVSLIKTLADQEKVRILPREPGDKFTPFAQNRLEQRITRELQARLGAGTVVAGSVNGETGLWVGFSIEGDSYWLLMDRSRVGALLGGPTWLLWLATLGAVSVIGAAVLARLINRPLKQLSIAAARVRAGNYAQTHLDEGARASEIREVNISFNRMAEQLSLIEQDRAEMLAGISHDLRTPLARLRLETEMSVPDAEAREHMAADITQVDTIIGKFLDYARPDHIALAPMPLAELVQAAVQPFAVHEDMQVQVTIPAPLCVIADEIELTRVLSNLLENARRYGRSPDDGVTRVRIAALAQDPWVVLRVRDLGPGVPPDQLPLLTRPFFRGDSARTSATGSGLGLSIVVKMVENMGGTLQLANHPSGGLMATVRLRRADSGDAPGTAPSSV
- a CDS encoding 2-C-methyl-D-erythritol 2,4-cyclodiphosphate synthase, whose product is MNASSTPPAFRIGEGWDVHALVRGRPLVIGGVNVPHTHGLLGHSDADVLLHAITDALLGAAGLGDIGTHFPDTDARFQGADSAALLAEAWARVQAAGWRVGNVDATVVAQAPRLAPHRAAMVARIAALLGLEPAQVNVKAKTAERLGPVGQGAAIEARAVLLLVR
- a CDS encoding 2-C-methyl-D-erythritol 4-phosphate cytidylyltransferase, whose translation is MSLDAPRCFALLPCAGSGSRAGTAQPKQYQRVAGQPLVRHTLAAFVAVARIARVLVVVAPGDGQMDDVRAPVERAPCGGGTRAESVFNGLGYLLATGARPGDWVLVHDAARCLVTPAQIEALIDACLPDAVGGLLALPLADTLKRAADGRAVGTLARADKWLAQTPQMFRLGALHAALAAHAGSGFAGITDEASAIEATGQQPLLVRGSAQNFKVTYPEDFALAEAILRSRQA